Part of the Mixophyes fleayi isolate aMixFle1 chromosome 12, aMixFle1.hap1, whole genome shotgun sequence genome is shown below.
TACCCCTCTTGGCATCCTCTGGGGTACTTCTCCTGATCCGCGGCTGCCGCGCTGCTCTTCGAGACCCCAGCCTGGTGTGCGGAGGCTGCTATCTGAGCGGACCCGCTGCAGCCTGACTCCTTAGTGGACAGCGCTTCTGCCTCTCCGTGCTGCCGGCGCTGACTGTTGGTGCGGACACCCCAGGGACCCCTGCTGTGGTGAGACAGATCACCATACTTACCCATCACTGTCAGGTCGTCGGGTGCCGACACTTGCTCAGGCTCTTCCCTTTACTGTGTGCGACTCGAGTACATGACAATGCTGAAGACTATACCCCTCTGCCCTGGGAGCTGGGGATGGACATTTTCTGTTCCTGTCCTGTAATCTGGGCTGACGTCTTGGTAGTGCCCTATTTTCCACCATAGAGAGCGGCGATTTGTCCTCATGCTGCACAGTTCTGTTGCTCCAAGTCAGCCTTCCATCCTGAGATACAGATTGGATCCCCAACAGCTGGGCCTCAGGCTCTGAGTGCATGCAGGTACCTCACACAGTGGCTGTAATTTGACTTATGCTATCTTGCCTGTTTGTGCTGTGATAACATCCTGGCACTTGACATCTAATATATATTACTCCTCTGGGACAGTCATTAGCTTATTTATTGAACCTCATTCCCATATCTGGATTATCCAGTTTGCCTTTTATAAGTGGTGTCTATACTATCTTGACTCTGTTCTATGATCCTGCCTTGGGTACTTTCATGGTAAGACTTTCATACAAGTGTTTATCCATGAAATACAACACTATTATTATACCCATTCCTCtatattgggatgtattttccTCGTTATATGATCATGCTGCTCTGGCCGGATGGCTTGACCGGTTTGCCTATTCCTCTACACCCACTGACAGTTCTGGAGAAACTCCATTATGTGTGCCCTCCCAAACTACCACTGTTCCTAATGCACCAACCTCACCTACTTACCCTGAGGTCACATTGCAGCAGCTTCTACAGCTGGCCGACCTTTCCCTTTTTAGACATGATATGCAACAAATCCAATAGTGAGGGGCTGAAGCGGAGACTCTAGAAGATGCTACAGCACCTATGAAGGGTCAAATTGATAATTTGGAAGCTCAGATGTTGGCATGTAAGCAGACGCTTTCTTTTAGTGAGGGGAGTCTCTGATGCAATAATACTCGTTTTGTGGGGCTACCTGAATAAGTGGAGGGGCCTGGTACTGAATGTTTCTTGGAGAAATGGTTAATTCAAGCTTTTGGGAAGGATTCCTTTACGGCTCAGTTCGCAGTGGAGCAAGCTCATCGCATCCCTTCTTAGGCAGCTCCACCCGGGGCACCTCCCCGTGCCTTCATAGCCAAAATCTTACATTAGAAAGACTGATACAACTCTGCGACCATTCCCCTCTTATATTGTCTGTAGACTTTGCCATTACCAGGGGTTCAATCTTTCTGGAACCTGAACTCTTTTAGTTACCTTTAATGGGCAAGGGACCTGATCTGGTTGTCTTGTGGGAAGAGTTCTTTgtggataatgcagaaacagtcCAGCCCCCTCTTGCctttggcaactgcctaagaactgtaccTCTAAATCTAcgtactctcaccggtactgagggttgcagttacccctggcaatcgcctaagaactatttccctaaaatctctagactctcaccggtactgtgggttgtagttacccttggctactgcctacgttcagtttcatcatctttacctatcactgtaagttccgttcctttccggacaagtacCGGTACAGAAACCATTGtggatcaggggacttctctatcaactgttccttatttattccagtggcaatgagtgatatatcagtcttgacaccatccactcggtgtctcactgGACtcgctcctgcacttcctactctacggcctctgtaactctattcctgggttctccccagccagtggacatctcacaaccctctgtctgcagccaagtctgtcccaacagtgaacaccggactttcggagcagactccgggttttgctgtactggctggaggggttcctaacagttagcacttctgcctcacagcactggggtcatgagtttgattcccaaccatgaccttatctgtgtggagtttgtatgttctccccgtgtttgcgtgggtttccgccgggtgctctggtttcctcccacactccataaacatactggtaggttaattgcctgctattaaattgcccttagtctctcttggtctgtgtgtgtatgttagggaatttagattgtaagctccaatggggcagggactgatgtgagtgagttctctgtgcagcgctgtggaattagtggcgtaatataaagaaatagatgatgatgatgatcaggggtGCCCATGAGTCCATGGGGACCCATGCcatctgatatatactgtattattgtcaGTCTTGATATTCTTCTGTATGTTTTTGTATACCTGCATAAGTGTTGGAAATTTACTAATCTTTGATGTAATGTGTCACACCCGGTGATTTATATCTATCACGTTTattcagaaataattattttctttatgttctgttttgaaataccaataaaaaaacTTGACTAAAAAATGATCATTCTTTTGTGGGCTATTTAGGATGAcgtcctgactgatattaaaataaaaattatagagggagaggaagagacgtatgtgaggggtgatcagcagtgtaaggaggaggaaatccctacagatatcggcacaggtgagtaataaaatgtattacagtaaagagtcatatattttgtttattgagtCATTACAAGAATTCCAATTATGACTGCATCTAAGCAATGTGCTTAATAATGCGCTTTTATAGTTGTAATGAAGTGTTCGTCAAttgcaaattgaaattaaacaacTGAACAACTCGCTCATAGTTTGAAAATTTTGGGTATTGTAATCTGCAGCTCAATGTCCttccttacatttattttactttcagcaGATGGATGTAAACGCAAGAATATCTTGGGGGAGCAACTGATTTTATCTACAGATTTTGAAATGGAAGATAACAACATTACTCAAGATTCTACAGGAGAGAACCCAATTAACCTAAATATATATCCAATACTTTACAGTGGAGATAAATTATCTGAACTCTCTAATCATGAGGAATGTAATCCTGATAacatagatattgttacacatcgtacagctcatacagatgatacattatttccatgttctgagggtGGGAAAAGCTGTACAGTTAAATTATCTCTTCATAAACATCAGAAAAGTCACATAGCTGAGAACccttttacatgttctgagtgtgggaaatgttttgtatataaatcaaatcttgttgaacatcggaGATCTCACACAGATGAGACacaatttccatgttctgagtgtgagaaatgttttgtacagaaatcaaaacttattagacatcagagaact
Proteins encoded:
- the LOC142108940 gene encoding uncharacterized protein LOC142108940; translated protein: MTGIKLEFIEGRKETYVRGDQQCKEEEISIDGSSNRNTPERYLRPLYSQEFQDDVLTDIKIKIIEGEEETYVRGDQQCKEEEIPTDIGTADGCKRKNILGEQLILSTDFEMEDNNITQDSTGENPINLNIYPILYSGDKLSELSNHEECNPDNIDIVTHRTAHTDDTLFPCSEGGKSCTVKLSLHKHQKSHIAENPFTCSECGKCFVYKSNLVEHRRSHTDETQFPCSECEKCFVQKSKLIRHQRTYTGEKPFPCSECGKCFTQKSKLVEHQRTHTGEKPFPCSECGKCFVYKSNLVEHQKTHTGEKPFPCSECGKCFPWNSKLIKHQRTHADEKTFPCSEFGKCFGYKSNPFEHQITNHIHVLSNENGLQTNQVLNIT